The Flavobacterium praedii genome window below encodes:
- a CDS encoding GNAT family N-acetyltransferase: protein MNISIVVTQEEHYKYAQEICDTIESSALLRGTGIAKRTPEYIQKKMEKGDAVIALNNGIFAGFCYIESWQHGQFVAHSGLIVHPDYRNLGLAKKIKSFVFDYSLQKYPDAKVFGITTGLAVMKINSDLGYKPVPFSELTNDPSFWKGCQTCTNYEILKSKEHKMCLCTGMLFDPKEKPKDPPKHPFNVKILNRLRAIKQALFLGPHPPKGEHQKI from the coding sequence ATGAATATTTCTATTGTAGTAACTCAGGAAGAACATTATAAGTATGCGCAGGAAATATGCGATACCATAGAATCATCTGCCTTGTTGAGAGGTACTGGAATTGCCAAAAGAACACCAGAATACATCCAAAAGAAGATGGAAAAAGGCGATGCAGTTATTGCACTTAACAACGGAATCTTTGCTGGTTTTTGCTATATCGAAAGTTGGCAACACGGTCAGTTTGTGGCACACTCCGGTCTAATAGTTCATCCAGATTACAGAAATTTGGGACTGGCCAAAAAAATAAAATCGTTTGTATTTGACTATTCATTACAAAAATATCCAGACGCCAAAGTATTTGGAATTACAACAGGCTTGGCGGTAATGAAAATCAATTCGGATTTGGGCTACAAACCGGTTCCTTTTTCGGAACTGACTAACGACCCTAGTTTCTGGAAAGGTTGTCAAACCTGCACTAATTATGAAATATTAAAAAGCAAGGAACACAAAATGTGTTTGTGTACCGGAATGCTTTTTGACCCAAAAGAAAAACCGAAAGACCCACCCAAACATCCTTTTAACGTAAAAATTCTAAACCGATTGAGAGCCATAAAACAAGCTTTGTTTTTGGGACCACATCCTCCGAAAGGGGAACATCAAAAAATCTAA
- a CDS encoding argininosuccinate synthase produces the protein MKKVVLAYSGGLDTSYCLKYLKNEKGYEVHTVLINTGGFDEAELKAIEDRAYELGSAKHANLTIVDKYYDKAIKYLIYGNVLKNNTYPLSVSAERVFQAIEAIKYAKSVGAEAIAHGSTGAGNDQIRFDLIFQTIAPEIEIITPIRDLKLSRQEEVDYLAKNGVHYSWEKAQYSINKGLWGTSVGGKETLTSSKPLPSEAYPSQLQKTDEEKVTLQFEKGQLVGINGVLDAPTKNIVALEKLANAYAIGRDIHVGDTIIGIKGRVGFEAAAPLIIIKAHHLLEKHTLGKWQQYWKEQLGNWYGMLFHEGQFLDPVMRNIEAFLEDTQATVNGTVIVSLKPYHFTLDGIESENDLMNTGFGQYGEMNNAWTSDDAKGFIKILGNAQNIFSSVNKLTHD, from the coding sequence ATGAAAAAAGTAGTATTAGCATACAGCGGAGGATTAGACACTTCATACTGTCTTAAATATTTGAAAAATGAAAAAGGGTATGAAGTTCATACCGTATTAATCAACACCGGCGGTTTTGACGAAGCCGAATTAAAAGCAATCGAAGACAGAGCCTACGAGTTGGGAAGCGCCAAACACGCCAACCTGACTATCGTTGACAAATATTATGACAAAGCCATTAAATATTTGATTTACGGAAATGTTCTAAAAAACAACACCTATCCCCTATCTGTAAGTGCAGAACGTGTTTTTCAAGCGATTGAAGCGATAAAATACGCTAAATCTGTTGGTGCCGAAGCGATTGCTCACGGAAGTACTGGTGCCGGAAATGACCAAATTCGTTTTGATTTGATTTTCCAAACCATCGCTCCCGAAATTGAAATCATCACTCCTATCAGAGACTTAAAATTATCTCGTCAAGAAGAAGTCGATTACTTAGCCAAAAACGGCGTTCACTATTCTTGGGAAAAAGCGCAATACTCGATCAACAAAGGACTTTGGGGAACTAGCGTAGGTGGAAAAGAAACCTTGACTTCAAGTAAACCTTTGCCAAGCGAAGCCTATCCATCGCAATTGCAAAAAACAGATGAAGAGAAGGTAACACTTCAATTCGAAAAAGGACAATTAGTGGGCATCAATGGTGTTCTTGATGCACCAACCAAAAATATTGTTGCACTAGAGAAATTAGCCAATGCGTATGCCATTGGTAGAGACATTCACGTGGGTGACACCATTATCGGAATCAAAGGAAGAGTTGGTTTTGAAGCCGCTGCACCTTTAATCATAATCAAAGCACACCATTTATTAGAGAAACACACGCTTGGAAAATGGCAACAATATTGGAAAGAACAACTAGGAAACTGGTACGGAATGTTATTTCACGAAGGTCAATTTCTGGATCCTGTAATGCGTAACATCGAAGCTTTCCTAGAAGATACTCAAGCTACGGTAAACGGAACTGTGATTGTTTCGCTTAAACCGTATCACTTTACCCTTGACGGAATCGAGTCCGAAAATGACTTGATGAACACTGGTTTTGGTCAATACGGCGAAATGAACAACGCTTGGACGTCTGACGATGCTAAAGGCTTTATAAAAATTCTTGGGAATGCGCAAAACATTTTTTCATCAGTAAACAAATTGACACACGATTAA
- the fahA gene encoding fumarylacetoacetase codes for MPITANDTSRKSWLEVLSDSDFPIQNIPFGVFLTKENIVTVGTRIGNFAIDLGALQQLNYFEGIELTDDMFMQDTLNDFISDGQKTWRLVRNRIAELFDAKNPELRDNTTHRDIVIFRMEDVEMQLPVLIGDYTDFYSSKEHATNVGKMFRDPENALLPNWLHIPVGYHGRSSTIIPSGIPVHRPMGQTLPNGETSPVFGPSRLVDFELETAFITTDVNIMGENVPVGETEAYIFGMVLLNDWSARDIQKWEYVPLGPFLAKNFASSISPWIVTLDALEPFRTKGPKQEPTPLPYLQQKGKHSFDINLEVAIAPENETPTVVSRSNFKHMYWTMSQQLAHHTSNGCRVNSGDMMGSGTISGPTPDSFGSMLELTWGGKNPIQLNDGTERKFINDGDTVIIKGYSQNGQVRIGFGECSSKLLPPFVRQ; via the coding sequence ACTCGAATTGGTAATTTTGCAATCGATTTAGGCGCTTTACAGCAATTAAATTACTTTGAAGGTATTGAATTGACGGACGATATGTTCATGCAAGATACCCTGAATGATTTTATATCCGATGGCCAAAAAACATGGCGATTAGTTCGCAATAGAATTGCAGAACTTTTTGATGCAAAAAATCCAGAATTAAGAGATAATACTACCCATAGAGACATTGTAATTTTCAGAATGGAAGATGTAGAAATGCAACTTCCCGTTCTAATTGGCGATTATACAGATTTTTATTCCAGTAAAGAACATGCAACTAATGTTGGAAAAATGTTCCGTGACCCAGAAAATGCTTTATTACCCAACTGGCTACATATTCCAGTAGGATATCACGGAAGAAGTTCAACTATTATTCCGTCTGGAATTCCAGTTCACAGACCTATGGGACAAACGTTGCCAAATGGTGAAACGAGCCCCGTTTTTGGACCATCTCGACTGGTAGATTTTGAATTGGAAACAGCATTTATCACAACCGATGTCAATATTATGGGAGAGAATGTTCCTGTAGGTGAAACCGAAGCTTATATTTTCGGAATGGTTTTATTAAATGACTGGAGTGCTCGTGATATTCAAAAATGGGAATACGTACCATTAGGACCGTTCTTAGCCAAAAACTTTGCTTCATCTATTTCACCTTGGATTGTAACTCTAGATGCGCTAGAACCTTTTAGAACAAAAGGCCCTAAGCAAGAACCTACACCTCTTCCTTATTTGCAACAAAAAGGAAAACATTCTTTTGACATCAATCTAGAAGTGGCTATTGCACCTGAAAATGAAACTCCAACAGTTGTTTCTCGATCTAATTTCAAACATATGTATTGGACAATGAGTCAACAATTAGCGCACCATACCTCAAACGGTTGTCGGGTAAACTCCGGTGACATGATGGGTTCAGGAACCATTTCAGGACCAACCCCTGACAGTTTTGGATCAATGTTAGAACTAACTTGGGGTGGTAAAAACCCAATACAATTAAATGATGGTACCGAACGTAAATTTATAAACGATGGTGATACCGTTATCATTAAAGGATACAGTCAAAACGGACAGGTTCGAATTGGTTTTGGAGAATGTTCCAGTAAATTACTTCCTCCATTTGTAAGACAATAA
- a CDS encoding carbonic anhydrase, producing the protein MKKGLLYLLFISVVFACNKTEKTEDANLTPLQKLEAGNKRFASGKPMHPDETLERIRELKKGQHPFAIVVSCSDSRVPAELVFDQGLGDIFSIRTAGNVMGDYELGSIEYAVEHLDCKLVIVMGHKDCGAMKAFIKSNGHYEQTDHIKKIIEYIESEKEEKNLAIHNDLVLDKVIDVNIEHGVAFLKTAEPILKEFYDNKKVAIVGAVYDIETGKVIFNTDK; encoded by the coding sequence ATGAAAAAAGGATTGCTTTATTTACTATTTATAAGTGTAGTATTCGCTTGTAATAAAACTGAAAAAACAGAAGATGCTAATTTAACTCCACTTCAAAAACTCGAAGCAGGAAACAAACGATTTGCCTCAGGAAAACCCATGCATCCTGATGAAACTTTGGAAAGAATTCGCGAACTAAAAAAGGGTCAGCATCCATTTGCTATTGTTGTAAGTTGTTCCGATTCAAGAGTTCCGGCTGAACTTGTTTTTGATCAGGGCCTTGGAGATATTTTTTCGATAAGAACTGCAGGTAATGTAATGGGAGATTATGAATTAGGAAGTATTGAGTATGCCGTTGAACATTTAGATTGTAAACTGGTGATCGTGATGGGACATAAAGATTGTGGAGCTATGAAAGCTTTTATAAAATCAAATGGACATTATGAACAAACGGATCATATTAAAAAAATTATAGAATATATTGAAAGTGAGAAAGAAGAAAAAAATCTGGCAATTCATAATGATTTAGTGCTGGATAAAGTTATCGATGTCAATATAGAACATGGTGTTGCTTTTTTGAAAACTGCAGAACCTATTTTAAAAGAGTTTTATGATAACAAAAAAGTAGCTATTGTTGGAGCAGTATATGATATTGAAACAGGTAAAGTTATTTTTAATACTGACAAATAG
- the argC gene encoding N-acetyl-gamma-glutamyl-phosphate reductase, with translation MINIGIIGGSGYTAGELIRILMFHPDVTIDFVYSTTNAGKPLSVAHHDLLGDIEMNFTDTVNPNVNVVFLCLGHGKSKTFLTENQFASHTKIIDLGNDFRLHKDEVFDGKKFVYGLPELNKGAIKNAQFIANPGCFATAIQLALLPLADAKLLNGDIHINATTGSTGAGVGLSETSHFSWRNNNMSHYKAFEHQHLGEISESLHQLQNDFTNELLFIPNRGDFPRGIFATLYTTCDESLEDLVAKYETFYKNQPFVTVTTSGINMKQVVQTNKCIISLVKKGNRILITSVIDNLVKGASGQAIQNMNLMFGLEESTGLHLKPSGF, from the coding sequence ATGATTAACATAGGTATAATTGGCGGATCTGGCTATACAGCCGGAGAACTCATCAGAATATTAATGTTTCATCCCGATGTTACTATCGATTTTGTTTACAGCACCACCAATGCTGGAAAACCGCTTTCGGTAGCGCATCACGATTTGTTGGGCGATATCGAAATGAATTTTACCGATACCGTAAACCCTAACGTAAATGTAGTTTTCTTGTGTTTAGGACACGGAAAATCAAAAACATTTTTGACCGAAAACCAGTTTGCAAGCCATACTAAAATCATCGATTTAGGAAATGACTTCAGATTGCATAAAGACGAAGTTTTCGATGGTAAAAAGTTCGTTTACGGTTTACCTGAATTGAACAAAGGGGCGATTAAAAACGCTCAGTTCATCGCCAATCCGGGCTGTTTTGCGACTGCTATTCAATTGGCTTTATTGCCTTTGGCGGATGCCAAATTATTAAATGGAGATATTCACATCAACGCCACAACCGGAAGTACTGGTGCTGGAGTTGGACTTTCAGAGACTTCGCATTTCAGTTGGAGAAACAACAATATGTCGCATTACAAAGCTTTCGAACACCAACATTTGGGCGAAATTTCAGAAAGCTTGCACCAATTACAAAATGATTTCACAAACGAATTGCTTTTTATTCCAAACAGAGGGGATTTTCCAAGAGGAATTTTTGCAACATTATACACTACTTGCGACGAAAGCTTGGAGGATCTTGTAGCCAAATACGAAACATTCTATAAAAACCAACCTTTTGTAACTGTTACCACATCTGGTATCAATATGAAACAAGTGGTTCAAACCAATAAATGTATTATTAGTTTAGTCAAAAAAGGAAACCGGATTTTGATTACCTCAGTAATTGATAATTTAGTAAAAGGCGCCTCGGGACAAGCCATCCAAAATATGAATTTGATGTTTGGACTGGAAGAAAGTACGGGATTGCATTTGAAACCAAGTGGATTCTAG